The Faecalibacter sp. LW9 genome has a segment encoding these proteins:
- a CDS encoding DUF445 domain-containing protein, producing the protein MTELEKKQNLKKHKMIATGLFVLMAILYAAMVYLSQTSEASWIGYVESFAEAAMVGALADWFAVTALFRYPLGLKIPHTNLIERSKNAIGENLGSFVTNNFLTPSNIRPYIMKLDVVKFVSDWMNKADNQTVLQEEISALVKKIIKDLEDKEVVDFLTLKGEDILKQFNLQELVSTSISYIIEKDKHSEILDAILPKAKAYIKESDVLIEGKINEKHPVISFFAGKKISKGVVEGVVSFIEEIEDNPDHPIRHNIQESLLKTADKIKSDPNWKEKLNAMRDEFVTADRLEEYASDLWLNLKQNVSESLDQKDSAIQRYVRKNIQKLAENLTDNDEMIIKINGWIRHFLYRMILRNVKEVEMLISRTVGDWEGKELSDKLELEIGKDLQFIRVNGTLVGGIVGLIIYSLTQLFFH; encoded by the coding sequence ATGACAGAACTAGAAAAGAAACAGAACCTTAAAAAGCATAAAATGATTGCTACGGGACTATTTGTCTTGATGGCAATCTTGTATGCTGCGATGGTTTATTTGAGTCAAACTTCAGAAGCCTCATGGATTGGCTACGTAGAATCCTTCGCAGAAGCAGCAATGGTAGGTGCCTTAGCCGATTGGTTTGCGGTGACAGCATTATTTCGTTATCCGTTAGGATTAAAAATTCCTCATACCAATTTAATTGAAAGAAGTAAAAATGCCATTGGAGAAAATTTGGGAAGCTTTGTAACTAATAACTTTTTAACTCCATCCAATATCCGACCTTATATCATGAAATTAGATGTTGTAAAATTTGTTTCAGATTGGATGAATAAAGCGGACAACCAAACCGTTTTACAAGAGGAAATAAGTGCTTTGGTAAAAAAAATCATTAAAGATTTAGAAGACAAAGAAGTCGTTGATTTTTTAACCTTAAAAGGAGAAGATATTCTGAAGCAATTTAACTTGCAAGAATTGGTTTCAACATCCATTAGCTACATCATCGAAAAAGATAAGCACAGTGAAATTTTAGACGCAATTTTACCTAAAGCGAAAGCATACATCAAAGAAAGTGATGTGTTGATTGAAGGAAAAATAAATGAGAAACATCCTGTGATTTCTTTTTTTGCCGGCAAGAAAATTTCTAAAGGAGTAGTGGAAGGGGTTGTAAGTTTTATTGAAGAAATCGAAGATAATCCCGACCATCCGATTCGACATAATATTCAAGAATCCCTTTTGAAAACAGCGGATAAAATAAAATCTGATCCAAATTGGAAAGAGAAATTAAATGCAATGCGTGACGAGTTTGTAACTGCAGATCGCTTAGAAGAGTATGCTTCAGATTTATGGTTGAATCTAAAACAAAATGTATCAGAAAGTTTAGATCAAAAAGATTCTGCAATTCAACGTTATGTTCGTAAAAATATTCAAAAATTAGCGGAAAATTTAACGGATAATGATGAGATGATTATAAAAATCAATGGATGGATTCGTCATTTCTTATACCGTATGATTTTACGTAATGTAAAGGAAGTAGAAATGTTGATTAGTCGGACAGTAGGTGATTGGGAAGGAAAAGAATTAAGTGATAAATTAGAATTAGAAATTGGAAAAGATTTACAATTCATTCGTGTCAATGGAACGTTAGTCGGAGGAATTGTAGGTTTAATAATTTATAGTTTAACCCAATTATTTTTTCATTAA
- a CDS encoding universal stress protein yields MATILFPTDFSPTANNAFQYALNLARVIGADLRIVTVKTHLKEYLNLQQNEFDQKIKELQDIALGNNLTEVKMTSSLEVGDLILTILDIIQKEQIDYVVMGTNGENSFGKKFFGSQTIALINNSPVPVLAVPHGVDFVESRKFAYATMWNTNEESAIRQMLSFSERHHSKLDIIHVEKKTLSIDEIMKKREWEVEFPEANFELIKNDDVDSALIDYCENHQIDVLGLMYRELNPFQRLFSESHSKRLLTEAQFAILVLKSK; encoded by the coding sequence ATGGCAACAATATTATTTCCAACCGATTTCTCTCCAACAGCAAATAACGCTTTTCAATATGCATTAAACTTAGCACGAGTAATTGGTGCTGACCTGCGAATTGTAACAGTAAAAACTCATTTAAAAGAATATTTAAATCTTCAACAAAATGAATTTGATCAAAAAATAAAGGAATTACAAGATATCGCTTTAGGTAACAATTTAACAGAGGTTAAAATGACCAGTTCGTTAGAAGTAGGAGATCTAATTTTAACAATTTTGGATATCATTCAAAAAGAGCAGATTGATTATGTGGTAATGGGTACAAATGGAGAGAATAGTTTTGGGAAAAAGTTTTTTGGATCACAAACTATTGCTTTAATTAATAATTCACCTGTGCCTGTTTTAGCAGTTCCTCATGGAGTCGATTTTGTTGAAAGTAGAAAGTTTGCTTATGCCACAATGTGGAACACAAATGAGGAATCAGCTATTAGACAAATGCTTTCATTTTCTGAAAGACATCATTCGAAATTGGATATTATTCATGTCGAAAAAAAGACTTTATCTATTGATGAAATCATGAAGAAACGAGAATGGGAAGTTGAATTTCCAGAGGCAAATTTTGAGTTGATTAAAAATGATGATGTCGATAGTGCTTTAATTGATTATTGTGAAAATCATCAAATTGATGTGTTAGGACTAATGTACCGTGAACTAAATCCGTTTCAACGATTGTTTAGTGAAAGTCATAGCAAGCGATTATTAACTGAAGCTCAATTTGCGATTTTAGTTTTAAAATCTAAGTAA
- the era gene encoding GTPase Era, whose product MFKSGFVNIIGNPNVGKSTLMNLLMKERLVIATHKAQTTRHRIKGILTGEDYQIVFSDTPGVLDPAYELQAKMMEAVSESLVDADVILYVVEIGEKRLKNEEIFARIQKTSTPIILLLNKIDTANPERLNEAVEYWHELLPNAEILPISAKENVNVDLLINKIKAIIPEGPQYYPEDQLTDKSERFIVNEVIREKILLNYTKEIPYSVEVVTERFKEEINLISIETDIYVERDSQKGIIIGHKGESLSKVGKEAREELEKFFDKKVFLKLFVKVKKDWRKKENDLRRFGY is encoded by the coding sequence ATATTTAAATCCGGATTTGTGAACATCATAGGTAATCCTAATGTGGGAAAATCTACATTGATGAACCTATTAATGAAAGAGCGTTTAGTAATTGCTACACATAAAGCACAAACCACGCGTCATCGTATCAAAGGAATCTTAACAGGAGAGGATTATCAAATTGTATTTTCAGATACTCCTGGTGTGTTAGATCCGGCTTATGAGTTACAAGCCAAAATGATGGAAGCGGTATCGGAATCACTTGTTGATGCTGATGTAATTTTATATGTAGTAGAAATCGGAGAAAAACGTTTGAAGAATGAAGAAATCTTTGCTCGCATTCAAAAAACATCTACTCCAATTATTTTATTACTAAATAAAATTGATACAGCAAATCCTGAGCGATTAAATGAGGCTGTAGAGTACTGGCATGAACTTTTACCTAACGCAGAAATTCTACCAATTTCGGCAAAGGAAAATGTAAATGTTGATTTATTAATCAACAAGATCAAAGCAATTATACCGGAGGGTCCACAATATTATCCAGAAGATCAATTAACGGACAAATCTGAACGATTTATTGTGAATGAAGTAATCCGTGAAAAAATCTTATTAAATTATACTAAGGAAATTCCTTATTCTGTAGAAGTCGTGACAGAGCGATTTAAAGAAGAAATTAATTTGATTTCTATTGAAACAGATATTTATGTTGAGCGTGATTCTCAAAAAGGAATTATCATTGGACATAAAGGGGAATCATTATCAAAAGTAGGGAAGGAAGCCCGTGAAGAATTAGAAAAATTCTTTGATAAAAAAGTCTTTTTGAAACTATTTGTTAAAGTTAAAAAAGATTGGCGTAAAAAAGAAAATGATTTACGCCGTTTTGGTTATTAA
- the scpA gene encoding methylmalonyl-CoA mutase, with protein MNHKTDFSNLKFERKLNSVQPELENFELDSLQVKNSYTYEDVKNLKQTDFLPGVVPFLRGPYSTMYVRQPWTIRQYAGFSTAEESNAFYKRNLAAGQKGLSVAFDLATHRGYDSDHERVVGDVGKAGVAIDSVEDMKILFDEIPLDKISVSMTMNGAVLPILAFYIVAAEEQGVSQAQLSGTIQNDILKEFMVRNTYIYPPTPSMKIIADIFEYTSQNIPRFNSISISGYHMQEAGATPVLEMAYTLADGYEYVKTGLEAGLKVDDFAPRLSFFWAIGMNFTQEIAKLRAARMLWAKLMQDFEPQNPKSLMLRTHCQTSGWSLTEQEPYNNIGRTAIEALAAALGGTQSLHTNALDEAIALPTDFSARIARNTQIILQEETQICRTADPMGGSFMIEALTNEMANQAWEYIQEVRELGGMTKAIEAGIPKMRIEEAAAKKQAKIDSGEDAIIGVNAFQSKLEQEAFDILDIDNTAVRQKQIDRLNHIRETRDQAKVDEILTQMTDAARTGNGNLLELSIEAARRRVTLGEISDALEAVYGRHKAITRGIQGVYAMDAGKMESFEKARQLAGEFAELEGRRPRIMVAKMGQDGHDRGAKVVATSYADMGFDVDIAPLFQTPAEVAKQAIENDVHILGISSLAAGHKTLVPEVVKELKALGREDVYIVVGGVIPRQDYDFLYQNGAHSIFGPGTNLAESATEVLENLIKEYK; from the coding sequence ATGAATCACAAAACAGATTTTTCAAATCTAAAATTTGAACGCAAGCTCAATTCTGTTCAACCAGAACTTGAAAATTTTGAATTAGATAGCTTACAAGTAAAAAACAGCTATACTTATGAAGATGTAAAAAATCTGAAACAAACAGATTTTCTTCCAGGAGTAGTCCCATTTTTACGTGGACCATATAGTACGATGTATGTTCGTCAACCCTGGACAATTCGTCAATATGCGGGTTTTTCTACTGCAGAAGAATCCAATGCGTTTTATAAAAGAAACCTTGCTGCTGGCCAAAAAGGGTTGTCAGTGGCTTTCGATTTAGCCACGCACCGAGGATATGACTCTGATCATGAGCGTGTGGTAGGTGATGTCGGGAAGGCTGGAGTTGCTATCGATTCGGTAGAAGATATGAAAATTTTATTTGATGAAATTCCATTGGATAAAATTTCTGTTTCGATGACAATGAATGGGGCTGTATTACCTATTTTAGCTTTTTACATTGTCGCTGCTGAAGAACAAGGGGTATCGCAAGCACAATTATCGGGTACCATTCAAAATGATATTCTAAAGGAGTTCATGGTACGAAATACGTACATCTATCCTCCTACACCATCCATGAAAATTATTGCGGATATCTTTGAATACACTTCTCAAAATATTCCTCGCTTCAATTCGATTTCGATTTCAGGATATCATATGCAAGAGGCAGGCGCAACACCTGTTTTAGAAATGGCTTATACTTTGGCAGATGGCTATGAATATGTTAAAACTGGATTAGAAGCAGGTCTGAAAGTGGATGATTTTGCTCCACGTCTATCATTCTTCTGGGCTATAGGAATGAATTTTACGCAAGAAATTGCCAAATTACGTGCTGCCCGTATGTTATGGGCAAAATTAATGCAGGATTTTGAACCCCAAAATCCTAAATCATTGATGTTACGTACGCATTGTCAAACTTCGGGATGGAGTTTAACAGAACAAGAACCATACAATAATATTGGTCGCACAGCAATTGAAGCCTTAGCTGCAGCATTGGGAGGAACACAATCCTTACATACCAATGCGTTAGACGAAGCCATTGCACTACCTACTGATTTCTCTGCACGTATTGCGCGTAATACACAAATCATTCTGCAAGAAGAAACTCAAATTTGTAGAACTGCTGACCCTATGGGTGGAAGCTTTATGATTGAAGCATTAACAAATGAAATGGCTAATCAAGCATGGGAATACATCCAAGAAGTACGCGAATTGGGTGGAATGACGAAAGCCATTGAGGCTGGTATTCCAAAAATGCGCATCGAAGAAGCAGCTGCAAAAAAACAAGCAAAAATTGATTCGGGCGAAGATGCCATTATTGGTGTAAATGCTTTTCAATCAAAACTAGAACAAGAAGCATTTGATATTTTAGATATTGATAATACGGCAGTTCGTCAAAAACAAATTGATCGTTTAAATCATATTCGTGAAACACGTGACCAAGCCAAAGTAGACGAAATATTAACTCAAATGACAGACGCTGCACGAACTGGAAATGGAAATTTATTGGAATTATCCATCGAAGCTGCTCGTCGCCGTGTAACATTAGGTGAAATTTCTGATGCATTGGAAGCTGTTTATGGAAGACATAAAGCCATTACAAGAGGAATACAAGGAGTTTATGCTATGGACGCAGGAAAAATGGAAAGTTTTGAAAAAGCCCGTCAGTTGGCCGGCGAATTTGCAGAATTAGAAGGTCGTCGCCCACGTATTATGGTTGCTAAAATGGGACAAGATGGGCATGATCGTGGTGCTAAAGTTGTTGCGACATCATATGCCGATATGGGATTTGATGTAGATATTGCTCCTTTATTTCAAACCCCAGCTGAGGTGGCTAAACAAGCCATCGAAAATGATGTTCACATCTTAGGAATTTCTTCATTGGCCGCTGGGCATAAAACTTTAGTTCCTGAAGTGGTCAAAGAGTTAAAAGCTTTAGGTCGAGAAGATGTATATATCGTGGTTGGAGGAGTGATTCCAAGACAAGATTACGACTTCTTGTATCAAAATGGAGCACATTCGATTTTTGGACCAGGAACTAATTTAGCAGAATCGGCAACTGAAGTTCTTGAAAACTTAATCAAAGAATACAAATAA
- the eco gene encoding serine protease inhibitor ecotin, translated as MKKLLFVGIFSMISIQTFAQMKEDIKMFPKAKKEQNQKVIRLEPKENENDYMVEIMIGKKTMTDGCNNYFLMGKLQERNLDGWGYNYYQFETKGDVGSTMMGCINTQAVEKVVYAPSEKVRYNSRLPLVIYAPKGYEVNYRIWSASEKVFTAE; from the coding sequence ATGAAAAAGTTATTATTTGTTGGTATATTTTCGATGATTTCCATTCAAACCTTTGCACAAATGAAAGAAGATATTAAAATGTTTCCTAAAGCAAAAAAAGAACAAAACCAAAAAGTTATTCGTTTAGAACCAAAAGAAAATGAAAACGATTATATGGTCGAAATCATGATTGGTAAAAAAACCATGACCGATGGATGTAATAACTATTTCTTAATGGGGAAATTGCAAGAAAGAAATTTAGACGGTTGGGGATACAATTATTATCAATTTGAAACGAAAGGTGATGTTGGTTCAACGATGATGGGATGTATCAATACACAAGCAGTAGAAAAAGTAGTTTACGCACCTTCCGAAAAAGTAAGATATAATAGTCGTTTACCTTTAGTGATTTATGCACCGAAAGGATACGAAGTGAATTACAGAATTTGGTCGGCATCCGAAAAAGTATTTACCGCAGAATAA